Within the Arthrobacter sp. V1I7 genome, the region GACGGAGCCTGATCATGCGGGTCCCGCTCGAAGGTGGGGGTCGGCTCGTCGTTGAACTGAATTCCGCCGAAGCAACAAACCTGAAGGACTGCCTCGTCGGCGCTACCGAGTAGCGTCCGCAGCCAGCTAGGCACCGGAATTCAAGAGGGCGGGAGCTGCAGTCGGTTGACTGCAGGTCCCGCCCTCTTTCTGTCCGCTCCAGTGGTCCGGCCGCAGCGGAAAGGCTGCGGCCGGACGGCCTATTTCTTGACGGCGATCAGGAGGCCATCCCCGGTGGGCAACATGGCCGACTCGAGCCGGTCGTCGTCGCGGATCGACTTGCCCACCTGCCGGAGCACCGCGGTGGTGGTGTCGCGTGCCGCGGGGTTGGCGACACGGTCCTTGTCCAAAGCATCGTTGACCACCAGCAGCCCGCCGCGTTTGAGCAGCCGGATGGCCTGTTCGACATAGCCCGGGTAGTTCGGCTTGTCGGCGTCAATGAACACCAGATCGTAGGCGCTGTCGGTCAGCCGGGGAA harbors:
- a CDS encoding DUF3117 domain-containing protein, whose protein sequence is MAAMKPRTGDGPMEVTKEGRSLIMRVPLEGGGRLVVELNSAEATNLKDCLVGATE